A genome region from Coffea arabica cultivar ET-39 chromosome 7e, Coffea Arabica ET-39 HiFi, whole genome shotgun sequence includes the following:
- the LOC113702326 gene encoding uncharacterized protein, which translates to MQRSDEGKEVFFDTVESFSSEESFIVREDLDCVNLGYDIWLSELRSVKDRREKFLVSMGFKGVSSVNDVAPNEESGTMGADRVGECSGAVSCSSSSSVEENLVCDSRELNGEANCLVEESGEEWSENLSIMTERETAGSPSSASAVGCSEMQAHVENYKIVDVKKKKTNGWLRSFLCKMKKSRCIDASTAQKFSDEERKITQVKVQQKNKKCKEFTAVYAGQEIRAHKGLIWTMKFSPDGQYLSTGGEDGIVRIWSVSSVEASCTTSARNLQSNNLKGSSTFKRKQSRIASIVVPEKVFHINESPLHELHGHTSDILDLAWSTSNHLLSSSKDNTVRLWHVGSNKCHSIFLHNNYVTSIQFNPVDESHFISGSIDGIVRIWGVQEKRVIDWADTRDLVTSVRYQPNGKGFITGFISGACRFYEVSGCELLLRAEMQISGKKKSSGSRITGIQFLDNDSQRVMITSEDSKIRILDGLDIVHKYKGLAKSGGQTSASFTSTGQHIVSVGEDSRIYVWNYDNIMIQLSKAKKSARSCEHFSFEGVSIAIPYSGMGTEKRRAGNDSTSASSQTCSNQSSYSLARDQERFSLASWFSMDVSSKASATWPEEKLPMWEIQYPEQDDQTCDCPDDHLQQLHQHQNNSQSCGNFPASWGLVFVTAGMDGMIRTFHNFGLPMKT; encoded by the exons ATGCAGAGGTCTGATGAGGGTAAAGAGGTTTTCTTTGATACTGTAGAGTCCTTTTCATCTGAGGAGTCTTTTATAGTTAGAGAAGACTTGGATTGTGTCAATTTAGGTTATGACATTTGGTTGAGTGAGCTAAGAAGTGTGAAGGACCGACGAGagaaatttttggtttcaatggGATTTAAAGGGGTTTCATCTGTAAATGATGTGGCACCTAATGAAGAATCTGGGACCATGGGAGCGGACAGGGTCGGAGAATGTAGTGGAGCAGTTAGTTgttcttcttcatcatctgtAGAGGAAAATTTAGTGTGTGACAGCAGGGAATTGAATGGTGAGGCAAATTGTTTGGTTGAGGAATCCGGGGAGGAATGGTCAGAGAATCTATCCATTATGACAGAAAGGGAAACAGCTGGAAGTCCTAGCTCTGCTTCTGCAGTTGGATGTAGCGAAATGCAGGCTCATGTTGAAAACTACAAAATTGTTGatgtgaaaaagaagaaaactaatgGTTGGTTGAGAAGTTTTTTGTGTAAGATGAAGAAAAGTAGATGCATTGATGCATCCACGGCACAGAAATTTTCtgatgaagaaagaaaaataactcAGGTGAAAGTtcaacagaaaaataaaaaatgtaagGAATTTACTGCTGTTTACGCTGGACAAGAAATTAGGGCTCACAAAGGCTTAATTTGGACGATGAAGTTCAGTCCTGATGGACAATATCTGTCAACCGGAGGTGAAGATGGGATTGTTCGGATTTGGAGTGTTTCATCAGTAGAAGCCTCCTGTACGACTTCAGCACGTAATTTGCAGAGTAACAACTTAAAAGGGAGCTCCACTTTTAAAAGAAAACAGTCAAGAATTGCATCTATTGTTGTACCTGAGAAGGTTTTCCACATCAACGAGTCTCCACTACATGAACTTCATGGTCACACCAGTGACATTTTGGACCTAGCTTGGTCCACATCCAAT CATCTTTTGTCATCATCCAAGGATAACACTGTTCGTCTATGGCACGTTGGCTCGAATAAATGCCATTCAATTTTTCTCCACAATAATTATG TAACGAGCATTCAGTTCAATCCTGTTGATGAAAGCCACTTCATCAGCGGATCTATTGATGGAATAGTACGAATTTGGGGAGTACAGGAGAAGAGAGTTATAGATTGGGCTGATACACGGGATTTAGTTACAAGTGTACGTTACCAGCCAAATGGAAAA GGTTTTATAACTGGTTTCATCTCTGGTGCCTGTCGTTTTTATGAAGTATCAG GCTGTGAACTTTTGCTACGTGCGGAGATGCAAATTAGTGGTAAAAAGAAATCCTCTGGAAGCAGAATAACTGGCATTCAG TTTCTGGATAATGACTCACAAAGGGTTATGATAACATCTGAAGATTCCAAGATTCGAATACTTGATGGACTTGATATTGTCCACAAATACAAAG GTCTAGCAAAATCAGGAGGTCAGACATCAGCTTCTTTCACTTCAACCGGGCAGCATATAGTATCGGTTGGAGAGGACTCGCGCATCTATGTCTGGAACTATGACAACATAATGATCCAATTATCCAAAGCAAAAAAATCAGCCCGCTCCTGTGAGCATTTTTCCTTTGAAGGTGTATCAATTGCAATACCTTACTCAGGCATGGGGACAGAAAAAAGGAGGGCTGGTAATGACAGCACCTCTGCGTCCTCGCAGACATGTAGCAACCAGAGCTCGTATTCATTGGCTAGAGATCAAGAACGATTTTCTTTAGCTAGTTGGTTCTCCATGGATGTCTCATCAAAAGCTTCTGCAACATGGCCTGAGGAGAAACTTCCCATGTGGGAGATACAATATCCAGAACAAGATGATCAAACTTGCGACTGTCCTGATGATCATCTTCAACAGCTACATCAGCATCAGAATAACAGCCAAAGTTGTGGGAATTTCCCCGCATCGTGGGGTCTGGTGTTCGTCACAGCTGGTATGGATGGAATGATCAGGACATTCCATAATTTCGGGTTGCCTATGAAGACTTAa
- the LOC113701482 gene encoding uncharacterized protein isoform X2 translates to MASSSSESQARTVCLTCGDKGDEGLLIYCINCQDSAAHFYCLDDFSSTDDQSGWKCWDCAPRIYKVDSFRKSERISMRIDRAIDVRMKLEKKLYSRSSLAGRKFVATNHGMVETPQLSGDSSSPVLCMKNSSDSNDGNIELRDYDRLKERITNVHSFAELPRNEELRNRRRRRRLMIDDSCSSEEDNPINVKESSLAFQGYVGPLNTSNRKRRLMIDHSSCSEEDCTISVEESSVASQEHVGPLNTSNGQLSSQPHRQLFARSLMNPIWRGSFSITREKNQTNLGILAHLSRKACSKVSDMAIMLPPELVAEVLAKRRVWPKSFQNVPPTDGSIDLFFFPEYERDEKVYDGLLDDMIEGDNALKVMMKDLELLIFSSRELPLEHWRFQQKYYLWGFFQKVHSSLPVNNSSNETITPSKQSNQSGYSSPSHNKPKPDPTFQICHHPSSTSGCPFPNTQYTAFLNTSRSSSEDSSISSTSISVAEKTASS, encoded by the exons ATGGCGTCGTCCTCAAGCGAATCTCAGGCG AGGACTGTATGTTTAACTTGTGGTGACAAAGGAGATGAAGGGCTTCTTATCTACTGTATCAACTGCCAAGATTCTGCAGCACACTT CTATTGCCTCGATGATTTCTCCTCAACTGATGACCAGTCTGGTTGGAAATGTTGGGATTGTGCACCCAGAATATACAAGGTTGATTCATTCAGAAAAAGTGAAAGAATAAGTATGAGGATAGATAGAGCTATTGATGTTCGGATGAAATTGGAGAAGAAACTGTATTCAAGGAGTTCACTTGCAGGAAGGAAATTTGTTGCAACAAATCATGGAATGGTGGAAACACCTCAGCTGTCGGGAGATAGTTCTTCACCAGTTCTGTGTATGAAGAACTCGTCTGACAGCAATGATGGGAATATTGAACTTAGGGACTATGATAGGCTTAAAGAAAG GATAACGAACGTCCACTCATTTGCTGAACTTCCAAGAAATGAAGAGCTCAGAaacaggaggaggaggaggaggctaatgattgatgacaGCTGCAGTTCTGAGGAAGACAATCCAATTAATGTTAAAGAGTCTTCTCTGGCTTTTCAAGGATATGTTGGTCCACTAAATACGTCAAATAGAAAGAGGAGGCTAATGATTGATCATAGCAGTTGTTCTGAGGAAGATTGTACAATCAGTGTTGAAGAGTCTTCTGTAGCTTCTCAAGAACATGTTGGTCCACTTAATACATCTAACGGTCAGCTCTCATCACAACCTCACCGCCAATTGTTTGCACGGTCATTAATGAATCCAATTTGGCG AGGTTCCTTTAGCATTACACGGGAAAAAAATCAGACCAATCTTGGTATCTTAGCCCACTTGTCAAGGAAAGCTTGCTCGAAGGTCTCTGACATGGCAATTATGCtgcctccagagcttgtagcaGAAGTTCTAGCCAAACGCCGCGTGTGGCCAAAGAGTTTCCAGAATGTGCCACCAACAGATGGTAGTATTGATTTGTTCTTCTTTCCGGAGTATGAAAG GGATGAGAAAGTTTACGATGGCCTTCTTGATGACATGATTGAAGGTGATAATGCTTTGAAGGTCATGATGAAGGATTTGGAACTTTTGATCTTTTCCTCTCGTGAATTGCCACTAGAGCACTGGA GATTCCAGCAGAAATATTATTTATGGGGTTTCTTCCAGAAAGTGCATAGTTCTCTTCCTGTAAACAATAGCAGCAATGAGACTATAACGCCTTCCAAACAAAGCAACCAATCTGGATATAGTTCTCCTAGTCATAATAAACCTAAGCCTGATCCGACCTTTCAAATTTGCCACCACCCTTCTAGTACAAGTGGCTGTCCCTTCCCTAATACGCAGTATACTGCTTTCCTTAACACAAGTAGAAGTTCCTCAGAAGATTCTTCAATATCTTCCACTAGTATTAGCGTAGCAGAGAAAACAGCCAGCAGTTGA
- the LOC113701482 gene encoding uncharacterized protein isoform X1, which translates to MASSSSESQARTVCLTCGDKGDEGLLIYCINCQDSAAHFYCLDDFSSTDDQSGWKCWDCAPRIYKVDSFRKSERISMRIDRAIDVRMKLEKKLYSRSSLAGRKFVATNHGMVETPQLSGDSSSPVLCMKNSSDSNDGNIELRDYDRLKERFDKVEAESLPFTSNIHDSGFSSPKRINYGMTETAQLEDDSSTLIDRITNVHSFAELPRNEELRNRRRRRRLMIDDSCSSEEDNPINVKESSLAFQGYVGPLNTSNRKRRLMIDHSSCSEEDCTISVEESSVASQEHVGPLNTSNGQLSSQPHRQLFARSLMNPIWRGSFSITREKNQTNLGILAHLSRKACSKVSDMAIMLPPELVAEVLAKRRVWPKSFQNVPPTDGSIDLFFFPEYERDEKVYDGLLDDMIEGDNALKVMMKDLELLIFSSRELPLEHWRFQQKYYLWGFFQKVHSSLPVNNSSNETITPSKQSNQSGYSSPSHNKPKPDPTFQICHHPSSTSGCPFPNTQYTAFLNTSRSSSEDSSISSTSISVAEKTASS; encoded by the exons ATGGCGTCGTCCTCAAGCGAATCTCAGGCG AGGACTGTATGTTTAACTTGTGGTGACAAAGGAGATGAAGGGCTTCTTATCTACTGTATCAACTGCCAAGATTCTGCAGCACACTT CTATTGCCTCGATGATTTCTCCTCAACTGATGACCAGTCTGGTTGGAAATGTTGGGATTGTGCACCCAGAATATACAAGGTTGATTCATTCAGAAAAAGTGAAAGAATAAGTATGAGGATAGATAGAGCTATTGATGTTCGGATGAAATTGGAGAAGAAACTGTATTCAAGGAGTTCACTTGCAGGAAGGAAATTTGTTGCAACAAATCATGGAATGGTGGAAACACCTCAGCTGTCGGGAGATAGTTCTTCACCAGTTCTGTGTATGAAGAACTCGTCTGACAGCAATGATGGGAATATTGAACTTAGGGACTATGATAGGCTTAAAGAAAGGTTTGACAAAGTTGAAGCAGAATCCTTGCCATTTACTTCTAACATCCATGATAGTGGTTTTTCTAGTCCAAAGAGGATAAATTATGGAATGACTGAAACTGCTCAATTGGAAGATGATTCTTCAACATTAATTGACAGGATAACGAACGTCCACTCATTTGCTGAACTTCCAAGAAATGAAGAGCTCAGAaacaggaggaggaggaggaggctaatgattgatgacaGCTGCAGTTCTGAGGAAGACAATCCAATTAATGTTAAAGAGTCTTCTCTGGCTTTTCAAGGATATGTTGGTCCACTAAATACGTCAAATAGAAAGAGGAGGCTAATGATTGATCATAGCAGTTGTTCTGAGGAAGATTGTACAATCAGTGTTGAAGAGTCTTCTGTAGCTTCTCAAGAACATGTTGGTCCACTTAATACATCTAACGGTCAGCTCTCATCACAACCTCACCGCCAATTGTTTGCACGGTCATTAATGAATCCAATTTGGCG AGGTTCCTTTAGCATTACACGGGAAAAAAATCAGACCAATCTTGGTATCTTAGCCCACTTGTCAAGGAAAGCTTGCTCGAAGGTCTCTGACATGGCAATTATGCtgcctccagagcttgtagcaGAAGTTCTAGCCAAACGCCGCGTGTGGCCAAAGAGTTTCCAGAATGTGCCACCAACAGATGGTAGTATTGATTTGTTCTTCTTTCCGGAGTATGAAAG GGATGAGAAAGTTTACGATGGCCTTCTTGATGACATGATTGAAGGTGATAATGCTTTGAAGGTCATGATGAAGGATTTGGAACTTTTGATCTTTTCCTCTCGTGAATTGCCACTAGAGCACTGGA GATTCCAGCAGAAATATTATTTATGGGGTTTCTTCCAGAAAGTGCATAGTTCTCTTCCTGTAAACAATAGCAGCAATGAGACTATAACGCCTTCCAAACAAAGCAACCAATCTGGATATAGTTCTCCTAGTCATAATAAACCTAAGCCTGATCCGACCTTTCAAATTTGCCACCACCCTTCTAGTACAAGTGGCTGTCCCTTCCCTAATACGCAGTATACTGCTTTCCTTAACACAAGTAGAAGTTCCTCAGAAGATTCTTCAATATCTTCCACTAGTATTAGCGTAGCAGAGAAAACAGCCAGCAGTTGA
- the LOC113700631 gene encoding splicing factor Cactin-like, with product MERLGQSQQCPTTPSTSDDECHNMRIADYLARKVEKKGAKVARETRSKYSVDGSSKRFGDSHMNEVFVWRKKIERDVMEGRIEANMLSSKAERKRQMERFGEVEKLKKRREERDIAKRKREEEMALLARERARSEVQEWEKKEEEFFLAQRKIRTEKRFCEGRPKPIDILIRLLDSCSNDDDLEKDKNAEPSMVDFEGLNVEELEKLREEIKLQLCLDRKTKMHVEYWETVLVVCEDALDHARVCGGRGIHRSIEADVERFLEGKSYNQLEDIESHIESNMRSGNAQEVEFWEAVLKRLCVFKAKARLKSIHAKVLHDRGHIQQNKKPLEVGDRSTDRQSSSELDEEALGSYPPELMIYDDDDENGEAIDTEYFTRKPKYFNLVHTGYRWNKYNQTHYDHDNPPPKMVVGYKFNIFYPDLLDNKARAPTYLIEKDADGNDTCILRFRAGPPYQDIAFRIANKEWEYSRKKGFKCNFEGGILRLYIINIKCYSYRR from the coding sequence ATGGAGAGGCTTGGCCAATCACAACAGTGCCCCACCACCCCTTCTACTTCTGATGATGAGTGCCATAATATGAGAATTGCTGACTATTTGGCGAGAAAGGTCGAGAAAAAAGGTGCAAAAGTTGCAAGAGAAACGAGGTCAAAGTATTCTGTTGATGGTTCAAGCAAGCGTTTTGGAGATTCTCATATGAATGAAGTATTTGTTTGGAGGAAAAAGATTGAACGGGACGTGATGGAAGGGCGAATAGAGGCTAACATGTTATCATCAAAGGCAGAGAGGAAAAGGCAGATGGAAAGGTTTGGTGAAGTGGAGAAGTTAAAGAAGAGGAGGGAAGAAAGGGATATTGCCAAAAGGAAACGTGAGGAAGAGATGGCTTTGTTAGCTCGGGAGCGTGCTCGATCCGAGGTCCAGGAATGggagaagaaggaagaagaattttttttagctCAAAGGAAGATTAGGACAGAAAAACGGTTTTGCGAGGGCCGTCCAAAGCCAATCGATATATTGATTAGGCTTCTTGATTCATGCTCAAATGATGACGATTTGGAGAAGGATAAAAATGCAGAACCTAGCATGGTGGATTTTGAGGGTCTCAATGTAGAAGAGTTGGAAAAACTTCGCGAGGAGATAAAGTTGCAACTTTGCTTGGAcaggaaaacaaaaatgcatGTGGAGTATTGGGAGACAGTTTTGGTTGTTTGTGAGGATGCCTTGGATCATGCTAGAGTTTGTGGAGGGAGGGGAATTCATAGGAGTATTGAAGCAGATGTAGAAAGGTTTCTTGAAGGAAAATCATACAACCAATTGGAAGATATAGAGTCCCATATTGAGTCTAATATGAGGTCTGGCAATGCTCAGGAAGTTGAATTTTGGGAAGCTGTTCTGAAGAGGCTCTGTGTATTCAAGGCTAAGGCTCGTCTCAAAAGTATCCATGCCAAGGTGCTGCATGATCGAGGACATATCCAGCAGAATAAGAAACCGTTGGAGGTTGGTGATCGTAGTACTGATAGACAAAGTAGTTCAGAGCTTGATGAGGAGGCTTTAGGATCATATCCACCAGAGTTGATGATTtacgatgatgatgatgaaaatgGGGAAGCAATTGATACCGAGTACTTCACAAGAAAGCCAAAGtatttcaatcttgttcatACTGGCTACCGATGGAACAAGTACAATCAAACTCACTACGACCATGATAATCCTCCGCCGAAGATGGTGGTGGGATACAAGTTCAACATTTTCTATCCAGATCTTCTTGATAATAAAGCAAGAGCTCCTACTTATTTGATTGAGAAGGATGCAGATGGTAATGACACTTGCATATTAAGGTTTCGTGCAGGGCCACCTTATCAAGACATAGCATTTAGGATAGCTAATAAAGAGTGGGAGTATTCACGAAAAAAGGGGTTTAAGTGCAACTTTGAAGGTGGCATACTTCGTTTGTATATTATTAACATAAAATGTTATAGCTATCGCAGGTGA
- the LOC113701203 gene encoding uridylate kinase PUMPKIN, chloroplastic-like, which translates to MSIFSTSLSRPIASFSAISSSPSLCFLKSHYQNYHNFGFQGCSQSLVISCCSSELGSSSEPINIRQPQVTSMASFTMTLNENGTPQSSYKWRRVLLKVSGEALAGDQEQNIDPKVTMAIAREVASVTRLGIEVAIVVGGGNIFRGSSWAGSSGLDRSSADYIGMLATVMNAIFLQATMESIGIPTRVQTAFRMSEVAEPYIRRRAVRHLEKGRVVIFAAGTGNPFFTTDTAAALRCAEINAEVVLKATNVDGVFDDDPRRNPNARLLDTLTYHEVTSKELSVMDMTAITLCQENNIPVVVFNLNKPDNISKAIRGESVGTLIGGTRDSANSRT; encoded by the exons ATGTCTATTTTCTCAACCTCTTTAAGCCGTCCCATTGCTTCTTTCAGTGCCATTTCTTCTTCACCTTCTCTCTGTTTCTTGAAATCTCATTACCAAAATTACCataattttggttttcaagGCTGTTCTCAATCTTTAGTTATCAGCTGTTGCTCCTCTGAACTGGGCTCCTCCTCTGAACCTATCAATATTAG GCAACCTCAAGTAACTTCTATGGCTTCTTTTACGATGACACTGAATGAAAATGGTACTCCACAATCATCATATAAATGGCGTAGGGTCTTGCTTAAAGTAAGTGGGGAAGCACTTGCTGGAGATCAAGAACAAAATATTGACCCGAAG GTCACTATGGCAATTGCAAGGGAGGTTGCATCAGTTACCCGACTTGGCATTGAG GTTGCAATAGTTGTTGGTGGAGGAAATATTTTTCGTGGATCATCTTGGGCAGGAAGTAGTGGTCTTGACCGTTCTTCAGCTGATTACATTGG GATGTTGGCAACTGTAATGAATGCTATATTTTTGCAAGCAACAATGGAAAGTATCGGGATCCCGACAAGAGTCCAGACTGCCTTTCGTATGTCAGAAGTTGCCGAACCATACATACGCAGAAGGGCTGTCCGCCATCTAGAGAAAGGAAGGGTGGTAATTTTTGCAGCTGGAACAGGAAATCCCTTCTTCACTACAGACACTGCAGCTGCCTTAAGGTGTGCTGAGA TAAATGCCGAGGTTGTGCTGAAAGCTACAAATGTCGATGGGGTTTTTGATGATGATCCTAGGCGAAATCCCAATGCTCGTCTTTTGGATACCCTGACATATCACGAGGTAACGTCAAAGGAACTTTCAGTTATGGATATGACAGCCATTACCCTGTGCCAAGAAAACAACATTCCTG TTGTCGTATTCAATCTCAACAAACCAGATAACATATCAAAAGCTATTCGGGGAGAAAGCGTGGGTACATTGATTGGGGGCACACGTGATTCAGCCAATTCTAGGACTTGA